A genome region from Bosea sp. BIWAKO-01 includes the following:
- a CDS encoding FAD-binding oxidoreductase: MLEIIVVGAGVLGTSVAYRLALAGAKVTVLEATRVGGGTSGISFAWTNSSNKAPRPYHDLNVAGMRAHAALKDEFGATPWWHSGGRVEWRDEAGRDEHRAKVARLKEWDYAVEWIDRKQLLDLEPDIDPAAVGDAPVAWYPEDGWLDPVVYSHAMMSAARRKGAQLHTQTKVTGLLVQSGKVKGVHTEAGETLTADVVVNCTGRWSNDTIAGTAPNVPLAPTVGFLVFTPPVPASIQRVVATPVCDFRPDGAGRLMVHWGPADALATPEITNRPGLDQAADLVARLTRILPGIAPVKPEASRITQRPIPKDGLSAIGPVPGLDGYYLMVTHSGATLSPALGAMAADEIMSGKSRPELAHFRPARFFC, encoded by the coding sequence ATGCTTGAGATCATCGTTGTCGGTGCCGGCGTCCTTGGGACGTCGGTGGCTTATCGTCTTGCGCTCGCAGGCGCGAAGGTCACCGTGTTGGAGGCCACGCGCGTCGGAGGGGGCACCTCCGGCATCAGCTTCGCCTGGACGAATTCCAGCAATAAGGCGCCGCGCCCCTATCACGATCTGAATGTCGCAGGCATGCGGGCGCATGCGGCACTGAAGGACGAGTTTGGTGCGACTCCGTGGTGGCATTCCGGCGGTCGTGTCGAATGGAGGGACGAGGCGGGGAGGGATGAGCACCGCGCCAAGGTGGCCCGCCTCAAGGAATGGGATTATGCGGTCGAATGGATCGACCGCAAGCAACTGCTTGATCTCGAACCCGATATCGATCCTGCGGCCGTGGGCGATGCGCCTGTCGCCTGGTATCCCGAAGATGGATGGCTCGATCCTGTCGTCTATTCGCATGCGATGATGAGCGCTGCACGCCGCAAGGGCGCGCAGTTGCATACGCAAACGAAGGTTACCGGCCTCCTTGTTCAGAGCGGCAAGGTCAAAGGGGTGCACACCGAGGCGGGGGAGACCCTGACGGCCGATGTCGTGGTCAATTGCACGGGGCGCTGGTCGAACGACACGATTGCGGGAACGGCCCCGAATGTGCCGCTGGCGCCGACCGTCGGGTTCCTGGTCTTCACGCCCCCGGTTCCCGCCTCGATCCAGCGTGTGGTGGCCACGCCGGTTTGTGATTTCCGACCGGACGGCGCCGGCAGGCTGATGGTGCACTGGGGACCGGCCGATGCCCTGGCTACGCCCGAGATCACGAACCGTCCCGGCCTCGACCAGGCGGCCGATCTGGTCGCGCGGCTGACACGGATCCTGCCCGGAATTGCTCCGGTGAAGCCGGAAGCGAGCCGCATCACCCAGCGTCCCATTCCAAAGGACGGCCTCTCCGCCATCGGTCCCGTCCCCGGCCTCGATGGCTACTATCTCATGGTCACCCATAGCGGGGCGACGCTATCGCCTGCGCTCGGAGCGATGGCGGCGGACGAGATCATGAGCGGCAAATCACGTCCTGAACTCGCGCATTTCCGGCCGGCGCGGTTCTTTTGCTAG
- a CDS encoding ABC transporter ATP-binding protein, which yields MSSLATAKPAAAISIDDTSVLTPPARDLVRVENLRIQFPPWNAPVRIIEDVSFQVRAGETMGIVGESGSGKTLSSLAILNLLPPPARITGGRIIFDGDDLAAKSQGEMQKLRGRKLAMVFQNPGYSLNPLMTVGAQLGEILKVHEKLPRSIALQRVEELFRLVGITDPGSRLSQYPHEMSGGMKQRVCIARALLCNPALVLADEPTTALDVTIQAQILDLFEDLKARFGMSMIFVTHDMGVVARVADRITVMYAGQVCETGDKHAIFARPSHPYTQALLASTPRIDRRYTIDGEGRRERLPTVGRAAAPGQSLGGGCRFAGRCPEAAPECSRLVPQAAAIEPGRVVHCLKRGSAGVASHD from the coding sequence ATGTCGAGCCTCGCCACCGCAAAGCCAGCCGCCGCCATTTCGATCGACGATACGAGCGTGCTGACGCCGCCCGCCCGTGACCTCGTCCGCGTCGAGAACCTGCGGATTCAGTTTCCACCCTGGAACGCGCCCGTTCGCATCATCGAGGATGTCAGCTTTCAGGTCCGCGCCGGCGAAACGATGGGCATCGTCGGAGAATCCGGCAGCGGCAAAACCCTGTCGAGCCTCGCAATTCTGAATCTTCTGCCGCCTCCCGCGAGGATTACCGGCGGCCGCATCATCTTCGATGGCGATGATCTTGCCGCGAAATCGCAGGGCGAGATGCAGAAACTGCGCGGGCGCAAGCTCGCCATGGTCTTCCAGAACCCCGGCTATTCCCTCAACCCGCTGATGACGGTCGGCGCGCAGCTCGGCGAGATCCTGAAGGTTCACGAGAAGCTGCCGCGCAGCATTGCGCTGCAGCGGGTGGAGGAGCTGTTTCGCCTCGTCGGCATTACCGACCCCGGCTCGCGCCTGTCGCAATATCCGCACGAAATGAGCGGTGGCATGAAGCAGCGTGTCTGCATCGCCCGCGCGCTGCTGTGCAACCCGGCGCTCGTGCTCGCCGATGAGCCGACGACGGCGCTCGATGTCACGATCCAGGCCCAGATCCTCGATCTCTTCGAAGACCTGAAAGCACGCTTCGGCATGTCGATGATCTTCGTCACCCACGACATGGGCGTCGTGGCGCGCGTCGCCGATCGCATCACCGTCATGTATGCGGGCCAGGTCTGCGAGACTGGTGACAAGCACGCCATCTTCGCGCGGCCCTCGCACCCCTACACGCAGGCCCTGCTGGCGAGCACGCCGCGCATCGACAGGCGCTACACAATCGACGGCGAGGGTCGTCGCGAGCGCTTGCCTACGGTCGGGCGCGCCGCCGCGCCGGGACAATCACTCGGTGGCGGTTGCCGCTTCGCCGGGCGCTGTCCCGAAGCCGCACCGGAATGCTCCCGGCTGGTGCCCCAGGCCGCAGCGATTGAGCCAGGCCGTGTCGTTCATTGCCTGAAGCGCGGCAGCGCCGGAGTGGCCAGCCATGATTGA
- a CDS encoding ABC transporter substrate-binding protein, which produces MSRKSTRRDVLKWSGAGAAALAAGGIPEAALAKPPFFKLYLMIFNNLQSRMIWTDLIGKQFARLGIDIVSSYQPPSVVIARRANDSGKTHVDGGWDMYSERIYYSGLAPLPETLFHSKNFPPNGQNYYRIADKQIDEAIENYSRAVSPADRKAAITAFMKRWYEIEPLHVVFYPEEVIITNPKLKGMESTTYNPVFYPRPENWTIEGATGDVTATFASWQPPSQLIPMYGSGYNEANIFGPVYNALFEYDSWANKKLVPALAESVKTSDDGKTWVFTLRKGVKWHSGEEFTAEDVKFTWDTVIDKTYASVFQSPLETVLGSKDAYKITGTHEITVTLREPNVMFRDFVLPVIAIMPKHAYQGLKPEELRGHVISTWLGTFPVKTSDGKTFEAKGGIGTGPWIPQGFDPARKAYKYIKNENYWKKTEGNVKTFYVVNIQGADAVLSAIKAGSIDAHDPMYDVGGLLETIDPSWGTVNRFDSFKWMQTCLNMNHPVFGTGVETPLGKQDPSRAAEAAAYIRKAMSHMIPREQIIKNVVAGFGKPGTVPIPFTSEDYDHDLLKPIAYDMNLAKQYMEKAGYKY; this is translated from the coding sequence ATGTCCAGGAAATCGACGCGACGCGATGTGCTGAAATGGTCCGGAGCCGGAGCGGCCGCGCTTGCGGCGGGCGGGATCCCGGAGGCGGCGCTGGCCAAGCCGCCGTTCTTCAAACTCTACCTGATGATCTTCAACAACCTCCAGTCGCGGATGATCTGGACTGATCTGATCGGCAAGCAGTTCGCCCGCCTCGGCATCGATATCGTGTCGAGCTACCAGCCGCCTTCAGTCGTGATCGCCCGGCGCGCCAATGACAGCGGCAAGACGCATGTCGATGGCGGCTGGGACATGTATTCCGAGCGGATTTACTACAGTGGTCTGGCGCCGCTGCCCGAGACGCTCTTCCACAGCAAGAATTTTCCGCCGAACGGGCAGAATTACTACCGTATCGCCGACAAGCAGATCGATGAAGCGATCGAGAACTATTCACGTGCCGTCTCGCCGGCTGACCGCAAGGCGGCGATCACGGCCTTCATGAAGCGCTGGTACGAGATCGAGCCGCTCCATGTCGTCTTCTATCCGGAAGAGGTGATCATCACCAATCCGAAGCTGAAGGGCATGGAATCGACGACCTACAACCCGGTTTTCTATCCGCGCCCGGAGAACTGGACGATCGAGGGCGCAACTGGCGACGTCACGGCCACTTTCGCCTCATGGCAGCCGCCGAGCCAGCTCATCCCGATGTATGGCAGTGGCTACAACGAGGCCAATATCTTTGGCCCCGTCTACAACGCGCTGTTCGAATACGACAGTTGGGCGAACAAGAAGCTCGTCCCGGCGCTGGCGGAGTCGGTGAAGACCTCCGACGACGGCAAGACCTGGGTTTTCACCCTTCGCAAGGGCGTGAAATGGCATAGCGGCGAGGAGTTCACAGCCGAAGATGTCAAGTTCACCTGGGATACGGTGATCGACAAGACCTATGCCAGCGTCTTCCAGTCACCCCTTGAAACCGTCCTGGGCAGCAAGGATGCCTACAAGATAACCGGCACGCATGAGATCACCGTGACCTTGCGGGAGCCGAACGTCATGTTCCGCGATTTCGTCCTGCCGGTCATCGCGATCATGCCGAAACACGCATATCAGGGCCTCAAGCCCGAGGAACTGCGTGGCCATGTCATCAGCACCTGGCTCGGCACTTTTCCGGTCAAAACCTCCGACGGCAAGACCTTCGAGGCAAAGGGCGGTATCGGCACGGGGCCATGGATTCCGCAGGGGTTCGATCCGGCCCGCAAGGCTTACAAATACATCAAGAACGAGAACTACTGGAAGAAGACCGAAGGCAATGTGAAGACCTTCTACGTGGTCAACATTCAGGGCGCCGACGCTGTTCTCAGCGCGATCAAGGCTGGCTCCATCGATGCGCATGATCCGATGTACGACGTCGGCGGGCTGCTCGAGACGATCGATCCATCATGGGGCACCGTCAATCGCTTCGACTCCTTCAAATGGATGCAGACCTGCCTGAACATGAACCACCCGGTGTTCGGAACCGGGGTCGAAACCCCGCTCGGCAAGCAGGATCCCAGCCGTGCGGCAGAGGCTGCGGCCTATATCCGCAAGGCGATGAGTCACATGATCCCGCGCGAGCAGATCATCAAGAACGTCGTTGCCGGTTTCGGCAAGCCCGGCACGGTGCCAATTCCCTTCACTTCCGAAGATTATGACCACGATCTACTCAAGCCGATCGCCTACGACATGAACCTCGCCAAGCAATATATGGAAAAGGCCGGCTACAAATACTGA
- a CDS encoding FAD-binding oxidoreductase — translation MMNVIVVGAGIVGSSIAYRVAQGGAKVTVLEASRVGAGTSGVSFAWTNSNNKTPRPYHDLNVAGMRAHAALKDEFGSTPWFHQSGSLEWRVDSAEIAAQAQKVERLREWGYAAEFIDKKRLQELEPELAIGAVSDKAQIVFCPEEGWVDPVQYAGAMLRAARQRYGAALKTGVKVTGVETRNGRVVGARDDTGAVHAADLVINCTGRWSNDTVSETAPNVPLAPTVGFLVFTPPVGVDLRRPFHAPDVDVRPDGAGRLMIRKDSLDDRFTGLESRLPDCEEAKIALASATELLPGLAGVEAEAVRMTVRPIPADGLSTVGPARGVDGYYVVVTHSGVTLSPFLGQAVADEVLRGRERPELAQFRPSRFQA, via the coding sequence ATGATGAATGTTATCGTCGTCGGAGCCGGAATTGTCGGCAGCTCGATCGCCTACCGCGTCGCCCAGGGCGGTGCGAAGGTCACGGTCCTCGAAGCTTCGCGCGTCGGCGCCGGTACATCCGGAGTGAGCTTCGCCTGGACGAATTCAAACAACAAGACACCGCGCCCCTATCACGATCTCAATGTCGCAGGCATGCGCGCGCATGCCGCGTTGAAGGATGAGTTCGGATCGACGCCCTGGTTCCATCAGAGCGGCAGCCTGGAGTGGCGCGTCGATTCGGCTGAGATCGCGGCCCAGGCGCAGAAGGTCGAGCGGCTCCGCGAGTGGGGCTATGCGGCGGAGTTCATCGACAAGAAGCGGCTGCAGGAGCTTGAGCCGGAGCTGGCGATCGGCGCTGTTTCGGACAAGGCCCAGATCGTCTTCTGCCCCGAAGAAGGATGGGTGGATCCGGTCCAGTACGCCGGTGCCATGCTGCGCGCTGCCCGTCAGCGTTATGGAGCGGCGCTGAAGACCGGTGTGAAGGTGACCGGGGTAGAGACCCGCAATGGTCGTGTCGTCGGCGCTCGGGACGATACGGGCGCCGTCCACGCGGCCGACCTCGTCATCAACTGCACCGGGCGCTGGTCCAACGATACGGTGAGCGAGACGGCGCCGAATGTCCCGTTGGCTCCGACCGTGGGCTTCCTCGTCTTCACGCCTCCGGTCGGTGTTGATCTGCGCCGGCCCTTCCATGCACCCGACGTCGATGTCCGCCCGGACGGGGCAGGCCGCCTGATGATCCGCAAGGACTCGCTCGACGACCGTTTCACCGGATTGGAAAGCCGCCTGCCGGATTGCGAGGAGGCGAAGATCGCGCTCGCAAGCGCAACCGAACTTCTGCCCGGTTTGGCAGGCGTCGAGGCCGAAGCGGTGCGCATGACCGTCAGGCCGATCCCCGCCGATGGGCTCTCCACCGTCGGACCAGCCCGCGGCGTCGACGGCTACTACGTCGTCGTGACCCATAGCGGCGTGACGCTGTCTCCCTTCCTCGGCCAGGCCGTCGCCGACGAGGTCCTGCGGGGCAGGGAGCGTCCGGAACTGGCGCAGTTTCGTCCTTCGCGCTTCCAGGCCTGA
- a CDS encoding response regulator, with protein MSKLVVLIVEDDPLLRMDAVDFIDESGFEAVEAAHADEAIAILKARDDIGVVFTDIEMPGSMDGIKLAHFVRQGWPLVVMVVASGRLVSAAGDLPDNVQYFRKPYRPAEVIEAFRQAA; from the coding sequence ATGTCAAAATTGGTTGTCCTGATCGTAGAAGACGATCCTCTGCTCCGAATGGACGCCGTCGACTTCATCGACGAATCGGGCTTCGAAGCAGTCGAGGCCGCCCATGCCGACGAGGCGATTGCCATTTTGAAGGCCCGCGATGACATCGGGGTTGTGTTCACAGACATCGAGATGCCCGGCTCCATGGACGGCATCAAGCTGGCCCATTTCGTCAGGCAGGGGTGGCCGCTGGTCGTGATGGTCGTGGCGAGCGGACGCCTCGTCTCCGCTGCCGGCGATCTCCCGGACAACGTCCAATATTTCAGAAAGCCTTATCGACCAGCCGAGGTGATAGAGGCCTTCCGGCAGGCGGCTTGA
- a CDS encoding NAD/NADP-dependent octopine/nopaline dehydrogenase family protein codes for MRVAILGAGSIAYGNAALLASLGHEPVLWSPSGKSGQSIVAGKPLSAMGSLEGTFKVTMATSARDAIAGADAVLVALPANGHRMALDAAAPHLASGQIVIISSHTSFSGLYIAKKIAERGLDIPVVVWGTTVTAGRRTGDASVNVSTIRSKVDIATIPASAGARGLKVCQELFGDRFVERSDALAISLSNLNPQNHLGIALCNFTRMEHGETWGQNENNTDSVGRLLEALDAERLAIAEAAGYKVRTIREHYNLSFHVEPGPVGEMARQLAARGNGGNGPDSIDTRYVLEDAPFGLHPTVLLGKLTDRPATLHQAGIDVFSALYGRDFASENDLLDDIGLKTMSLAELKTLVRDGWSTRSPQ; via the coding sequence ATGCGTGTCGCAATACTCGGTGCGGGCTCGATAGCCTATGGCAATGCTGCGCTGCTCGCCTCCCTCGGGCATGAGCCCGTGCTGTGGTCGCCGTCCGGCAAAAGCGGGCAAAGCATCGTCGCCGGCAAACCGCTCTCCGCGATGGGCTCGCTCGAGGGGACGTTCAAGGTCACGATGGCGACGAGTGCGCGCGACGCGATTGCAGGTGCCGACGCCGTGCTGGTGGCCTTGCCGGCCAATGGCCATCGCATGGCGCTGGATGCCGCGGCTCCCCACCTTGCCAGCGGTCAGATCGTCATCATCAGCTCGCACACCTCATTCAGCGGCCTCTATATCGCCAAGAAGATCGCGGAGCGCGGGCTCGATATCCCTGTCGTTGTCTGGGGAACCACTGTGACGGCAGGGCGCCGCACCGGGGATGCGAGCGTGAACGTCTCGACGATCCGCTCCAAGGTCGATATCGCGACCATCCCAGCCTCGGCTGGCGCGCGCGGCCTCAAGGTCTGTCAGGAGCTGTTCGGCGACCGTTTCGTCGAGCGCTCCGACGCGCTGGCGATTTCACTCTCGAATCTCAATCCGCAGAACCATCTCGGCATCGCCCTGTGCAATTTCACGCGCATGGAGCACGGCGAAACCTGGGGCCAGAACGAAAACAACACCGACTCTGTCGGCCGCCTGCTCGAAGCGCTCGACGCTGAACGCCTCGCCATCGCCGAGGCCGCCGGCTACAAGGTGCGCACCATCCGCGAGCACTACAACCTCTCCTTCCATGTCGAGCCCGGACCGGTGGGCGAGATGGCCCGCCAGCTTGCCGCTCGCGGCAACGGTGGCAACGGTCCCGATAGCATCGACACGCGCTACGTGCTGGAGGATGCGCCTTTTGGTCTGCATCCGACGGTGCTGCTCGGCAAATTGACCGATCGGCCCGCCACCCTGCACCAGGCTGGCATCGACGTCTTCTCGGCACTTTATGGCCGCGATTTCGCGAGCGAGAACGATCTGCTCGACGACATCGGGCTCAAGACCATGTCGCTGGCCGAGCTTAAGACGCTGGTTCGTGACGGCTGGTCCACTCGGTCGCCGCAGTAG
- a CDS encoding ABC transporter permease, with protein MSDQTITAHPPSPAKPARRPVKGIWRQGWQRFARSRTGMLGLILVLFVVATAVIGPFVAPFDPQDQSPMIDPGAKAPPSLVHPLGTDRMGYDVASRVIYGAPTALAVGLGAMSIASLIGVLVGGFAGYRGGTTDEVLMRFTDFFLVIPMFVVILAVIRLLGVAVVNTPFESVPYLNLGVIILLIGVFSWAPIARMTRAEFLRLKNQEFVEAARCVGATSGDILFRHILPNALPSLVVIVALGIGGAVLAEAMIGFLGFGDPAAVSWGQLLYFNYEALKVAPWASLSPGVAIFITVLGFNLLADGLTDAFNPRAKR; from the coding sequence GTGAGCGATCAGACGATCACGGCTCATCCGCCGTCTCCTGCAAAGCCGGCCCGTCGTCCGGTCAAGGGTATCTGGCGGCAGGGCTGGCAGCGCTTCGCACGCAGCCGCACCGGCATGCTCGGCCTCATCCTCGTCCTGTTTGTCGTGGCGACCGCCGTGATCGGGCCGTTCGTCGCGCCCTTCGATCCGCAGGACCAGAGCCCGATGATCGATCCCGGCGCCAAGGCGCCTCCGAGTCTGGTCCACCCGCTGGGCACGGACCGCATGGGTTACGATGTCGCCAGCCGTGTGATCTACGGCGCACCGACGGCGCTTGCCGTGGGGCTTGGGGCGATGTCGATCGCCTCGCTGATCGGCGTTCTGGTCGGCGGCTTCGCTGGTTATCGCGGCGGCACCACGGATGAGGTGCTGATGCGCTTCACCGATTTCTTCCTCGTCATTCCGATGTTCGTCGTCATCCTCGCCGTCATTCGCCTGCTCGGCGTAGCGGTCGTCAATACGCCCTTCGAAAGCGTGCCGTATCTCAATCTCGGCGTCATCATCCTGCTGATCGGCGTCTTCTCCTGGGCCCCTATCGCCCGGATGACGCGCGCCGAATTCCTGCGGCTGAAGAACCAGGAATTCGTCGAGGCTGCGCGCTGCGTCGGCGCGACTTCGGGCGATATCCTCTTCCGCCATATTCTACCGAACGCCTTGCCATCCCTTGTCGTCATCGTGGCGCTCGGCATCGGCGGGGCCGTGCTGGCGGAGGCGATGATCGGCTTCCTCGGTTTCGGCGATCCGGCCGCCGTGAGCTGGGGGCAATTGCTCTACTTCAATTACGAGGCGCTGAAAGTGGCTCCCTGGGCATCGCTGAGCCCGGGTGTCGCCATCTTCATCACGGTGCTCGGCTTCAACCTTCTGGCGGACGGCCTGACCGATGCCTTCAACCCACGGGCGAAGCGCTGA
- a CDS encoding ABC transporter permease, with translation MRIFVFLTRRMIFAALLMLGVSAAIFFLVNSIGNPIELMMAETPGMTGEVIDRMKAYYGLDHPPLTRYLLWLSRIVQLDFGTSIVYNQPVGSLIVTWGWQTLKIQLPAILIALAIAILFGVTAARRQHTRSDFAVMATALLGQSLPAFFLGILLIFIFSYSLDWLPSYGAYSTRNPLWGSPTLDALWHMALPVAMLTFFNTATLTLLMRSNMVDVLKSDFIAAMRASGIPERRVIYVHALRAAFIPMLTYLGLLIGLMLGTAPVTESVFTWPGLGYLYISAIHQLDYPVIMGASAVIAFMLICTTLLTDVIYVLIDPRISLE, from the coding sequence ATGCGGATTTTCGTCTTCCTGACGAGAAGAATGATCTTTGCGGCCCTGCTGATGCTGGGCGTAAGTGCCGCGATCTTCTTTCTGGTCAATTCGATCGGCAACCCGATCGAATTGATGATGGCGGAGACACCCGGGATGACCGGGGAGGTAATCGATCGGATGAAGGCCTATTACGGGCTCGATCATCCCCCGTTGACGCGCTACCTGCTCTGGCTCAGCCGGATCGTTCAGCTCGATTTCGGCACGAGCATCGTCTACAACCAGCCCGTCGGCTCGCTCATTGTGACGTGGGGTTGGCAGACCCTCAAGATTCAGCTTCCCGCGATCCTGATCGCGCTTGCGATCGCGATCCTGTTCGGTGTCACGGCTGCGCGCCGACAGCACACGCGCTCCGATTTCGCGGTGATGGCCACGGCGCTGCTGGGGCAATCGCTGCCGGCCTTCTTCCTTGGTATCCTGCTGATCTTCATCTTCTCCTACAGCCTGGATTGGCTGCCGAGCTACGGCGCCTACTCGACCCGCAATCCGCTCTGGGGCAGCCCGACGCTCGATGCGCTCTGGCACATGGCCCTGCCGGTCGCGATGCTGACCTTCTTCAACACCGCGACGCTGACGCTCCTGATGCGCTCGAACATGGTCGACGTGCTGAAGAGCGACTTCATCGCGGCGATGCGCGCAAGCGGCATCCCTGAGCGGCGCGTCATCTATGTGCACGCGTTGCGCGCTGCCTTCATCCCGATGCTGACCTATCTCGGGCTGCTGATTGGCCTGATGCTGGGTACGGCGCCGGTGACCGAATCCGTCTTCACCTGGCCGGGGCTCGGATACCTCTACATCTCCGCGATCCACCAGCTCGACTATCCCGTCATCATGGGGGCGAGTGCGGTCATCGCCTTCATGCTGATCTGCACCACCCTGCTGACGGACGTCATCTACGTCCTCATCGACCCCCGCATCAGCCTGGAGTGA
- a CDS encoding LysR substrate-binding domain-containing protein, with amino-acid sequence MNLRHVELFRLIMKFGTLTQAGEIMAISQPAASKMLFQLERSTGITLFQRTKGRLKPTRDGELFFAEVQRTWESIERLERMSKDISQMRFGRLNLGVKPALAGTLMPPLIARFRRKHENTTISLHSRSSERVIEWAIAGQIDLGITNTSTPHPNVACRVMARIPGVCILPEQHRLAGRSDVRPEDLDGEDYVSIGAIERSTIIEKAFDAAGVRLRIMIEAPMAHLTCALVASGAGVAIVDEINARAFHGRGLVVKPFVPEISFPVWHLRPLSLSSSSLAEALTRDLEDEFERLGYRAEA; translated from the coding sequence ATGAATCTCAGGCATGTCGAGCTTTTCCGTCTCATCATGAAGTTCGGGACGCTGACGCAGGCGGGAGAGATCATGGCGATCTCGCAGCCGGCAGCGAGCAAAATGCTCTTTCAGCTTGAGAGGTCGACGGGGATCACGCTGTTCCAGCGCACCAAGGGACGTCTCAAGCCGACACGCGACGGCGAACTGTTCTTCGCAGAGGTCCAGCGGACCTGGGAAAGCATCGAGCGGTTGGAGCGGATGTCGAAGGACATCAGCCAAATGCGCTTTGGCCGCCTCAATCTGGGCGTGAAACCAGCACTGGCCGGGACGTTGATGCCACCGCTGATCGCGCGTTTCCGCCGCAAGCACGAGAATACGACGATCTCGCTGCATTCGCGCAGTTCCGAGCGCGTGATCGAATGGGCTATCGCCGGGCAGATCGATCTCGGCATCACCAATACGTCGACGCCGCATCCAAACGTCGCCTGCCGCGTCATGGCGCGCATCCCGGGTGTTTGCATCCTCCCCGAACAGCACAGGCTGGCGGGGCGCAGCGACGTGCGGCCCGAGGATCTGGACGGAGAGGACTATGTCTCGATCGGCGCGATCGAGCGCAGCACCATCATCGAGAAGGCTTTTGATGCGGCCGGCGTGCGGTTGCGGATCATGATCGAGGCTCCGATGGCGCATTTGACCTGCGCACTGGTGGCAAGCGGGGCAGGGGTCGCCATCGTCGACGAGATCAATGCCCGAGCCTTTCACGGTCGCGGCCTCGTCGTGAAGCCATTTGTGCCGGAGATTTCATTTCCCGTCTGGCACCTGCGGCCACTCAGCCTCAGCAGCTCCTCCCTTGCCGAGGCCTTGACCCGCGATCTCGAGGACGAATTCGAGCGGCTTGGCTATCGGGCCGAAGCTTAA
- a CDS encoding ABC transporter ATP-binding protein codes for MIEPTPNIHQRSAPQPLLTVDGLVKSYPLRRRGLFRQKVTGEIRAVNDISFSVAAGETLSIVGESGCGKTTAARAILHLVEPTAGAIRLGNTDIRATFAEDRRPDVLALRRQMQYVFQDPYLSLNPRWSVRQILTEPLRVHGHALKQDWDATVENLLERVGLPPDYADRYPHEFSGGQRQRIGIARALAVEPRLLICDEPVSSLDVSVRAQVLNLLADLQEDLGLSYLYISHDLSSVRFLSNRIAVMYLGNLVEIGEVDEIFARPRHHYTAALISAIPVPDPSNQTQRQAIQGEVPSVIRRPSGCVFHTRCPAALPVCSQQIPPLSAPDGTHAFACHNPR; via the coding sequence ATGATTGAGCCGACGCCGAATATCCACCAGCGCAGTGCGCCACAGCCCCTGTTGACCGTTGATGGGTTGGTGAAGAGCTACCCGCTTCGCCGCCGCGGGCTCTTCCGCCAGAAGGTCACCGGGGAAATCCGTGCCGTCAACGACATCAGCTTCAGCGTGGCTGCCGGTGAGACGCTCAGCATCGTCGGCGAAAGCGGCTGCGGGAAGACAACGGCGGCCCGAGCGATCCTGCACCTCGTCGAACCGACTGCCGGCGCAATCCGCCTCGGCAATACGGATATCCGGGCGACGTTCGCCGAGGACCGGCGGCCCGACGTGCTCGCGCTGCGCCGTCAGATGCAATACGTCTTCCAGGATCCCTATCTTTCGCTCAACCCGCGCTGGAGCGTCAGGCAGATCCTGACCGAGCCGCTGCGCGTCCATGGCCACGCCCTGAAGCAGGACTGGGACGCGACAGTCGAGAACCTATTGGAGCGGGTCGGGCTGCCGCCGGACTATGCCGATCGCTATCCGCACGAATTTTCCGGCGGGCAGCGCCAGCGCATCGGGATCGCGCGCGCTCTGGCCGTCGAGCCGCGACTGCTGATCTGCGATGAGCCGGTCTCCTCGCTCGATGTCTCGGTGCGGGCGCAGGTTCTCAATCTGCTGGCGGATCTGCAGGAAGACCTCGGACTGTCTTATCTCTACATCTCGCACGACCTGAGTTCTGTGCGCTTTCTGAGCAACCGCATTGCGGTGATGTATCTCGGCAATCTCGTCGAGATCGGCGAAGTCGACGAGATTTTCGCACGGCCGCGCCATCACTACACGGCCGCCCTGATCTCGGCCATTCCGGTGCCTGACCCGTCAAACCAGACGCAGCGTCAGGCGATCCAGGGCGAAGTCCCCAGCGTCATCCGGCGACCGTCGGGCTGTGTCTTTCACACCCGCTGCCCCGCCGCACTGCCTGTCTGTTCCCAACAGATTCCGCCGCTGTCCGCACCGGACGGCACCCACGCCTTCGCTTGCCACAACCCGCGCTGA